One genomic window of Aethina tumida isolate Nest 87 chromosome 3, icAetTumi1.1, whole genome shotgun sequence includes the following:
- the LOC109601424 gene encoding uncharacterized protein LOC109601424 isoform X2 produces the protein MDSSTDDSDKSITDDLYNIDNDYLIKLNSIRRKLNMVEITDDDDFTSKSSPSHKTDSPKTSSLPLAESSIKTNTLSQGSSTVLSDHSLDILSRDPTSTSPRLVEITDSVERKNQGTEIGQKVILESLRGSHIKEQGDTKVLQRRVTSFTSENVNSLPKYSPRLSLTVDPAPKNDNFDVNYLSQRKRETKQDDKEVQFSNTDNQTKQESKFVNTSRSIQTLTKIDSALKSNIVEMCSKKLEENLDKITERLIEKANIAFSDYQSTDYVPPKKKVCVEDSKEEVSHEEPNGTQPTGDVNHTAAHFLTNQTTSTSGGSERFDMSRKNLKKNRPKRNEDIIEKVSSSDEDEQQPYFNFKFKSSKKVLKKMDEERIQMGKWLYSRYLSDMKNQGETSGIRPGINQVGATQTFMEESCSNTCRKKIYTTKHIYPEVHIRTAENSQKNFSVNERSSVRDSVSARDRNERIENLYFNPNQSDNSSQSSSNNVYTVNTCVELHRTVPNTILESQTISKVPYNVITLEKTPVLERKKSSAMSESSFARNKQYFIHYENKGDVNRFVEDKMDIISQNDKTFQNTKVGLDGPKKVSMANNFPQISNAATLVGHVSDKGSLKKFVLHDNEEMMYKYKCEGSMTSNSDSALNSKPPKLLRKTTIHRENSNNDLCVLTSGGHREVEIGMNTYNSDTAISKHSRRTIKDYLDDATTVSCSNICLCFKSCFR, from the coding sequence atgGATAGCTCTACAGACGATTCCGATAAAAGTATAACCGACgatttatacaatatagacaacgattatttaattaagttaaattcaaTCCGTCGTAAGCTAAATATGGTTGAAATCACTGATGACGATGACTTCACATCAAAATCTTCACCGTCTCACAAAACTGATTCACCAAAAACGAGTTCATTACCACTAGCGGAATCTTCTATAAAAACCAACACATTATCACAAGGATCATCTACTGTTTTAAGTGACCATTCTCTTGATATTTTAAGTAGAGATCCAACTTCAACATCACCTAGACTTGTTGAAATAACAGATTCCGTAGAACGTAAAAATCAAGGAACCGAAATTGGACAAAAGGTTATCTTAGAATCTTTAAGAGGGTCTCACATCAAAGAGCAGGGAGATACAAAAGTGCTGCAAAGAAGGGTTACGTCCTTTACATCGGAAAATGTAAATTCACTACCAAAATATTCACCAAGATTAAGTTTGACGGTGGATCCAGCacctaaaaatgataattttgatgTTAACTATTTATCACAACGAAAACGAGAAACAAAACAGGACGATAAAGAAGTTCAGTTTAGTAATACTGATAATCAGACAAAACAAGAATCAAAATTTGTCAATACCTCAAGGTCAATTCAGACTCTCACTAAAATAGATAGcgctttaaaatcaaatatagtGGAAATGTGTTCAAAGAAACTAGAAGAAAACTTggataaaattactgaaagaCTTATTGAGAAAGCTAACATTGCTTTTAGTGATTATCAGTCGACTGATTACGTTCCACCAAAGAAAAAGGTATGTGTAGAAGATTCGAAAGAGGAAGTTAGTCACGAGGAACCAAATGGAACTCAACCAACAGGTGATGTTAATCATACGGCAGCACATTTTCTTACTAACCAAACGACATCCACCAGCGGTGGAAGTGAAAGGTTTGATATGAGTcgtaagaatttaaaaaaaaacaggcCTAAAAGAAATGaagatataattgaaaaagtatCATCAAGTGACGAAGATGAGCAACAACCAtactttaatttcaaatttaaatcttcaaagaaagttcttaaaaaaatggatGAAGAAAGAATACAAATGGGGAAGTGGTTATATTCAAGGTATTTGTCGGATATGAAAAATCAAGGTGAAACCAGTGGCATCCGCCCTGGTATCAATCAAGTTGGTGCCACTCAAACGTTCATGGAGGAGAGTTGTTCAAATACATGTAGgaagaaaatttatactacaaaacatatttatccTGAGGTACACATAAGAACAGCAGAAAATTCCcaaaaaaatttttctgttaatGAAAGAAGTAGTGTTAGAGATAGTGTGTCTGCCAGGGATAGAAATgaaagaattgaaaatttatatttcaatccAAACCAGTCTGATAATTCAAGCCAAAGTAGctcaaataatgtttatactgTAAATACCTGTGTTGAATTGCATCGAACGGTACCAAACACAATATTAGAAAGTCAAACAATAAGTAAGGTACCTTATAATGTAATAACTTTAGAAAAGACCCCGGTATTAGAAAGAAAGAAGTCTTCAGCGATGAGTGAATCCAGTTTCGCacgaaataaacaatattttattcattatgaaaataaaggaGACGTGAATCGCTTCGTTGAGGACAAAATGGATATAATATCCCAAAACGACAAAACATTTCAGAATACGAAGGTTGGATTAGATGGTCCAAAAAAAGTATCAATGGCGAACAATTTTCCCCAAATCTCAAACGCCGCAACATTGGTGGGGCATGTATCAGATAAAGGTAGTTTAAAGAAATTCGTATTGCATGACAACGAGGAAATGATGTATAAGTACAAATGTGAAGGAAGCATGACCTCAAACTCCGACAGCGCACTGAATTCTAAACCTCCCaaacttttaagaaaaactaCGATTCACAGAGAAAATAGCAATAATGATCTTTGTGTTTTGACTTCTGGTGGTCACCGTGAAGTTGAAATCGGGATGAACACATACAATTCGGACACGGCGATTAGTAAGCATTCGAGACGAACAATCAAGGATTATTTGGACGATGCCACGACCGTCAGTTGTTCAAACATTTGTCTCTGCTTCAAATCTTGCTttcgataa
- the LOC109601424 gene encoding uncharacterized protein LOC109601424 isoform X1, which yields MSTNEENSPKTSRSEGYADKIFGIFKNSQRGSAPCNIKRDSVGPFGDVPKNFQDYLNTKVNSNMDSSTDDSDKSITDDLYNIDNDYLIKLNSIRRKLNMVEITDDDDFTSKSSPSHKTDSPKTSSLPLAESSIKTNTLSQGSSTVLSDHSLDILSRDPTSTSPRLVEITDSVERKNQGTEIGQKVILESLRGSHIKEQGDTKVLQRRVTSFTSENVNSLPKYSPRLSLTVDPAPKNDNFDVNYLSQRKRETKQDDKEVQFSNTDNQTKQESKFVNTSRSIQTLTKIDSALKSNIVEMCSKKLEENLDKITERLIEKANIAFSDYQSTDYVPPKKKVCVEDSKEEVSHEEPNGTQPTGDVNHTAAHFLTNQTTSTSGGSERFDMSRKNLKKNRPKRNEDIIEKVSSSDEDEQQPYFNFKFKSSKKVLKKMDEERIQMGKWLYSRYLSDMKNQGETSGIRPGINQVGATQTFMEESCSNTCRKKIYTTKHIYPEVHIRTAENSQKNFSVNERSSVRDSVSARDRNERIENLYFNPNQSDNSSQSSSNNVYTVNTCVELHRTVPNTILESQTISKVPYNVITLEKTPVLERKKSSAMSESSFARNKQYFIHYENKGDVNRFVEDKMDIISQNDKTFQNTKVGLDGPKKVSMANNFPQISNAATLVGHVSDKGSLKKFVLHDNEEMMYKYKCEGSMTSNSDSALNSKPPKLLRKTTIHRENSNNDLCVLTSGGHREVEIGMNTYNSDTAISKHSRRTIKDYLDDATTVSCSNICLCFKSCFR from the exons ATGTCAACCAACGAAGAGAATAGTCCAAAGACTTCCAGAAGTGAAGGATATGCAGACAAGATCtttggtatatttaaaaactcacAACGTGGATCGGCTccttgtaatattaaaagag ACTCAGTTGGTCCTTTTGGAGACGTTCctaaaaattttcaagattatcttaatacaaaagtaaattcaaatatgGATAGCTCTACAGACGATTCCGATAAAAGTATAACCGACgatttatacaatatagacaacgattatttaattaagttaaattcaaTCCGTCGTAAGCTAAATATGGTTGAAATCACTGATGACGATGACTTCACATCAAAATCTTCACCGTCTCACAAAACTGATTCACCAAAAACGAGTTCATTACCACTAGCGGAATCTTCTATAAAAACCAACACATTATCACAAGGATCATCTACTGTTTTAAGTGACCATTCTCTTGATATTTTAAGTAGAGATCCAACTTCAACATCACCTAGACTTGTTGAAATAACAGATTCCGTAGAACGTAAAAATCAAGGAACCGAAATTGGACAAAAGGTTATCTTAGAATCTTTAAGAGGGTCTCACATCAAAGAGCAGGGAGATACAAAAGTGCTGCAAAGAAGGGTTACGTCCTTTACATCGGAAAATGTAAATTCACTACCAAAATATTCACCAAGATTAAGTTTGACGGTGGATCCAGCacctaaaaatgataattttgatgTTAACTATTTATCACAACGAAAACGAGAAACAAAACAGGACGATAAAGAAGTTCAGTTTAGTAATACTGATAATCAGACAAAACAAGAATCAAAATTTGTCAATACCTCAAGGTCAATTCAGACTCTCACTAAAATAGATAGcgctttaaaatcaaatatagtGGAAATGTGTTCAAAGAAACTAGAAGAAAACTTggataaaattactgaaagaCTTATTGAGAAAGCTAACATTGCTTTTAGTGATTATCAGTCGACTGATTACGTTCCACCAAAGAAAAAGGTATGTGTAGAAGATTCGAAAGAGGAAGTTAGTCACGAGGAACCAAATGGAACTCAACCAACAGGTGATGTTAATCATACGGCAGCACATTTTCTTACTAACCAAACGACATCCACCAGCGGTGGAAGTGAAAGGTTTGATATGAGTcgtaagaatttaaaaaaaaacaggcCTAAAAGAAATGaagatataattgaaaaagtatCATCAAGTGACGAAGATGAGCAACAACCAtactttaatttcaaatttaaatcttcaaagaaagttcttaaaaaaatggatGAAGAAAGAATACAAATGGGGAAGTGGTTATATTCAAGGTATTTGTCGGATATGAAAAATCAAGGTGAAACCAGTGGCATCCGCCCTGGTATCAATCAAGTTGGTGCCACTCAAACGTTCATGGAGGAGAGTTGTTCAAATACATGTAGgaagaaaatttatactacaaaacatatttatccTGAGGTACACATAAGAACAGCAGAAAATTCCcaaaaaaatttttctgttaatGAAAGAAGTAGTGTTAGAGATAGTGTGTCTGCCAGGGATAGAAATgaaagaattgaaaatttatatttcaatccAAACCAGTCTGATAATTCAAGCCAAAGTAGctcaaataatgtttatactgTAAATACCTGTGTTGAATTGCATCGAACGGTACCAAACACAATATTAGAAAGTCAAACAATAAGTAAGGTACCTTATAATGTAATAACTTTAGAAAAGACCCCGGTATTAGAAAGAAAGAAGTCTTCAGCGATGAGTGAATCCAGTTTCGCacgaaataaacaatattttattcattatgaaaataaaggaGACGTGAATCGCTTCGTTGAGGACAAAATGGATATAATATCCCAAAACGACAAAACATTTCAGAATACGAAGGTTGGATTAGATGGTCCAAAAAAAGTATCAATGGCGAACAATTTTCCCCAAATCTCAAACGCCGCAACATTGGTGGGGCATGTATCAGATAAAGGTAGTTTAAAGAAATTCGTATTGCATGACAACGAGGAAATGATGTATAAGTACAAATGTGAAGGAAGCATGACCTCAAACTCCGACAGCGCACTGAATTCTAAACCTCCCaaacttttaagaaaaactaCGATTCACAGAGAAAATAGCAATAATGATCTTTGTGTTTTGACTTCTGGTGGTCACCGTGAAGTTGAAATCGGGATGAACACATACAATTCGGACACGGCGATTAGTAAGCATTCGAGACGAACAATCAAGGATTATTTGGACGATGCCACGACCGTCAGTTGTTCAAACATTTGTCTCTGCTTCAAATCTTGCTttcgataa